The following coding sequences lie in one Desulfocurvibacter africanus subsp. africanus DSM 2603 genomic window:
- a CDS encoding pseudouridine synthase, translating to MQQNNDKTLHVSAAEAWQRLDRLLERIVPELSLRGRRRLIDLGKALVDGQPKPAGFKVGPGQTITVRMDDIPASDASASGPYVVQADERFAAVYKPAGMHSESLAGGGQGLDALLPELLGRTDARLVNRLDLPTSGIVLAALGSDAEQEFRKLENAGQVRKEYAVLVHGHVEVPTVLRLALDTSDRKKVRALGGDSPDPLRWTEIEPVAYDALLDRTRLRAVILMGARHQIRAHLAMHDHPIVGDTLYGPDAEGERLYLHHGRLEMPGFCAEVSPDWD from the coding sequence ATGCAACAGAACAATGACAAGACACTGCACGTAAGCGCAGCCGAGGCTTGGCAACGCCTGGACAGGCTGCTTGAACGCATTGTGCCGGAATTGAGCCTGCGCGGCCGGCGAAGGCTTATTGACCTAGGCAAGGCACTGGTGGACGGTCAACCGAAGCCCGCCGGCTTTAAGGTCGGGCCGGGTCAGACCATAACGGTGCGCATGGATGACATCCCGGCAAGTGATGCTTCCGCGTCCGGCCCATATGTGGTGCAGGCGGACGAACGCTTCGCGGCCGTTTATAAGCCCGCAGGCATGCACAGCGAGTCCCTGGCCGGGGGCGGGCAGGGACTGGATGCCCTGCTCCCCGAGTTGCTTGGCCGCACGGACGCCCGTCTGGTGAACAGGCTTGACCTGCCCACTTCCGGGATTGTTCTCGCGGCCCTGGGGTCCGATGCCGAGCAGGAATTCCGCAAACTGGAGAATGCCGGACAGGTGCGCAAGGAGTACGCCGTGCTCGTGCATGGCCACGTGGAGGTTCCGACCGTGCTGCGTCTGGCCCTGGATACCTCCGACCGCAAGAAGGTCCGCGCCCTGGGCGGCGACTCGCCAGATCCGCTACGCTGGACCGAGATCGAGCCCGTGGCCTACGATGCGCTCCTGGACCGCACGCGTCTGCGCGCCGTAATCCTCATGGGCGCGCGGCACCAGATCCGAGCGCACCTGGCCATGCACGATCATCCCATCGTGGGCGATACCCTTTACGGACCTGACGCGGAGGGGGAACGCCTGTACTTGCACCACGGCCGGCTGGAAATGCCGGGCTTCTGCGCCGAAGTTTCTCCGGACTGGGACTGA
- a CDS encoding M15 family metallopeptidase yields the protein MRILLSALFAVLLVSSCSDEPPRQEEPADFSGPVIDVPQEPGTPGNPIIDSNMAAKAAILTNLPEGCPQEITSRLTVVTVSYYGFDDKAHQGQIVVDRDLAADVTRIFELILESGFPVHTVLPIAHAEIQAKAPSGLSPDTDNSSGFAFRPQAESAKLSMHARGWAVDINPRLNPYIKGETMLPPRSAYDPSMPGTLTADHPVVLKFKELGWEWGGDWTSLKDYMHFEKVPPGMTKD from the coding sequence ATGCGCATCCTCTTGTCCGCCTTGTTTGCCGTGCTCCTCGTATCCTCGTGCTCCGACGAGCCTCCCAGGCAAGAGGAGCCGGCAGACTTCTCAGGCCCTGTAATCGATGTCCCGCAGGAACCGGGCACGCCGGGCAATCCCATCATCGACAGCAACATGGCGGCCAAGGCCGCTATCCTGACCAATCTTCCCGAAGGCTGCCCTCAAGAAATTACTTCGCGGCTGACCGTGGTCACGGTCAGCTACTACGGCTTCGACGACAAGGCGCACCAAGGCCAAATCGTAGTGGACCGCGATCTGGCCGCTGACGTGACCCGGATCTTCGAACTTATCCTGGAGTCGGGGTTTCCGGTCCATACCGTGCTGCCCATCGCCCATGCCGAAATCCAGGCCAAAGCCCCCTCCGGCCTAAGCCCGGACACGGACAACTCCTCAGGCTTCGCCTTCCGCCCGCAGGCGGAGAGCGCCAAATTGTCCATGCACGCCCGGGGCTGGGCCGTGGATATCAACCCGCGCCTTAATCCTTACATAAAGGGCGAAACCATGCTCCCGCCTCGCTCGGCGTACGATCCTTCCATGCCGGGCACGCTCACGGCGGATCACCCGGTGGTGCTCAAATTCAAGGAACTCGGCTGGGAATGGGGCGGCGATTGGACGAGCCTCAAGGACTACATGCACTTCGAGAAAGTGCCGCCCGGCATGACCAAGGATTAA
- a CDS encoding YqaA family protein, whose product MLAVPYSAMFVTAFLAATIFPAQSEILLVTLLLSGKHDMLMLLAVATAGNTLGSMVNWVLGRFFSKYRDRRWFPLKPKLFDRAVGWYQRYGVWSLLLSWAPFVGDPLTVVAGVLKTNLWRFTAIVLLAKAGRYLFVTAATLGWMGRG is encoded by the coding sequence ATGCTCGCAGTTCCCTATAGCGCCATGTTCGTGACTGCTTTTCTCGCGGCCACGATCTTTCCCGCGCAGTCGGAGATACTGCTTGTGACGCTGCTGCTCTCCGGCAAGCACGACATGCTCATGCTGCTGGCCGTGGCCACGGCGGGCAACACGCTGGGGTCCATGGTCAACTGGGTGCTCGGCCGCTTCTTCAGCAAGTACCGCGACCGTCGCTGGTTCCCCTTGAAGCCCAAGCTCTTTGACCGGGCCGTAGGCTGGTATCAACGCTATGGAGTCTGGTCGCTCCTGCTGTCCTGGGCTCCATTCGTCGGCGATCCGTTGACCGTTGTGGCGGGCGTGCTCAAAACCAACCTGTGGCGCTTCACGGCCATCGTCCTGCTGGCCAAGGCCGGGCGCTACCTGTTCGTGACCGCGGCGACGCTGGGCTGGATGGGAAGAGGCTGA
- a CDS encoding AsmA family protein, protein MRKPFKVGLIIFGVLVALVIVAALVLPMVVDPNQYKGRIAQEVQKATGREFAVEGDIDLSIFPWLGVEIGRMHMANAEGFGDEPMIAVENAEVRVKLLPLLSRELIVDTVVIQNPVIRLAKDEQGRTNWQDILDHMERQAAEKPAEPEQPQEPGASPLQKVELAGLEIENGLLVWSDMQAKASYEIRELNVDVGELSMEAQPFPVSVDCAFVASQPQASGSLELNSIITLMLDQKTARAERTNLKLNIDKLVQQAEGSTQSVTGRLAVAANAVADWGQGVADIQGLKLTSDLRADLESASQNGRATQKISAQSTVAADAVVRWVEGLARISGLALTTDYTVNMADSAAKAAGPQSIAGHVELAGNTEANWTKSVAQVDGLKVNTTFTLEQPASQAGSQPQRMTGKASLATDMRTNWAEGLAQLGKLALTAEANGQALPSGKANLAFGAETMNVNWTTGRLELPRFTAKAYVLDMTGSLQGESLLEKPNLRGSLSVAEFSPRALMQALAMEIPKTSDAAALKNASAKLNFQATQDSAAISNLEAKLDETVLTGKTTVQGFERPDIAFTLAANRLNADRYMPPKAAAEEKKPAPAPAPTSAPAEKKPAEESMLQKMTVNGTVNVGQFQAMNVKASDVRMTVRGKDGVFHVDPFSANMYSGKVTATAGATLREQITNPSLALNIANLQIGPLLDDYLGKLGWIGGSTTAKLDLSGQGALDAIMKTLDGSGDITIQHGLLRGFNIVPGAVSQLFGTVASGSLEKVTKFDQLGARFDIDQGDLDFKRLFMVTADSKVESKGGKVSLAQESLSMPLTMVSNKIPSIKGVPIDTLPLVLSGSYTDLSNLKLGVDEKAFQQILQQKASGAVQKELQKQLGGKLPGGLGDVLGGSGKSEGSDGTGGTGQPGGGKKSSGNDVGKAIEEGLGGLLGGGKKK, encoded by the coding sequence ATGCGCAAGCCTTTCAAGGTCGGGCTCATCATTTTCGGGGTGCTTGTGGCGCTGGTTATCGTCGCCGCTCTCGTGTTGCCCATGGTCGTGGATCCCAATCAGTATAAGGGCCGTATCGCCCAGGAGGTCCAGAAAGCCACGGGTCGCGAATTTGCCGTCGAGGGCGACATTGACCTGTCGATTTTTCCCTGGCTCGGGGTGGAAATCGGCAGGATGCATATGGCCAATGCCGAGGGTTTCGGTGACGAGCCCATGATCGCAGTGGAGAACGCCGAAGTGCGCGTCAAGCTCCTGCCGCTTCTCAGCCGTGAGTTGATTGTGGATACGGTCGTGATTCAGAATCCCGTCATCCGGCTGGCCAAGGACGAACAGGGCCGGACAAATTGGCAGGACATCCTCGACCACATGGAGCGCCAAGCGGCAGAAAAGCCCGCCGAGCCCGAACAACCCCAGGAACCTGGCGCAAGTCCGCTGCAGAAAGTCGAACTGGCAGGCTTGGAGATCGAGAACGGACTGCTCGTGTGGTCCGACATGCAGGCCAAGGCGAGCTACGAAATCCGCGAGCTCAATGTGGATGTAGGCGAACTGTCCATGGAGGCTCAGCCATTTCCCGTGTCCGTGGATTGTGCCTTTGTAGCCTCTCAGCCCCAGGCCTCCGGCAGCCTGGAGCTGAATTCCATAATAACGCTCATGCTGGACCAGAAAACAGCCAGAGCGGAGCGGACCAATCTGAAGCTGAACATCGACAAGCTCGTGCAGCAGGCCGAGGGCTCAACTCAGAGCGTGACCGGCAGGCTGGCCGTGGCCGCCAATGCCGTAGCTGATTGGGGCCAGGGAGTGGCCGACATTCAAGGGCTCAAGCTCACCTCCGATCTGCGTGCGGACTTGGAAAGCGCGTCCCAAAACGGCCGTGCGACACAAAAAATTTCGGCCCAGAGCACCGTGGCCGCCGACGCTGTGGTCCGCTGGGTCGAAGGCCTGGCTCGAATCAGTGGGCTTGCGCTCACGACCGACTATACCGTGAACATGGCCGACTCCGCCGCCAAGGCCGCGGGACCCCAATCCATTGCCGGTCATGTGGAACTGGCCGGCAATACCGAAGCCAACTGGACCAAGAGCGTGGCCCAGGTCGATGGATTGAAGGTCAATACGACCTTTACACTGGAACAGCCGGCAAGCCAGGCTGGAAGCCAGCCCCAGCGCATGACAGGCAAGGCCTCGCTGGCGACCGATATGCGCACTAATTGGGCCGAAGGTTTGGCCCAACTAGGCAAGCTGGCCCTCACGGCCGAGGCGAACGGTCAGGCCCTGCCTTCAGGCAAGGCCAACCTGGCCTTCGGGGCCGAAACCATGAATGTGAACTGGACCACAGGTCGACTGGAGCTGCCGCGTTTCACGGCCAAGGCATATGTCCTGGATATGACGGGCAGCCTCCAGGGAGAGAGCTTGCTGGAGAAACCAAACCTGCGGGGTAGCTTGTCGGTGGCTGAATTCAGTCCTCGCGCGCTCATGCAGGCCTTGGCCATGGAAATTCCCAAGACCTCCGACGCCGCTGCACTCAAGAACGCCTCGGCCAAACTCAACTTCCAGGCCACGCAGGATTCAGCGGCCATTTCCAATCTGGAAGCCAAGCTGGACGAAACCGTGCTTACGGGAAAGACTACGGTCCAGGGGTTCGAACGGCCGGATATCGCCTTCACCCTAGCCGCCAACCGCCTGAACGCGGACCGCTACATGCCGCCAAAGGCCGCGGCTGAGGAAAAAAAGCCCGCACCTGCCCCGGCTCCAACATCCGCGCCGGCCGAGAAGAAGCCTGCGGAAGAGAGCATGCTGCAGAAAATGACCGTCAATGGTACCGTGAACGTGGGTCAGTTCCAGGCCATGAACGTCAAGGCCAGCGACGTGCGCATGACCGTGCGCGGCAAGGATGGCGTCTTCCACGTCGATCCGTTCAGCGCCAATATGTACAGCGGCAAGGTCACGGCTACTGCCGGAGCGACCCTGCGCGAACAGATCACCAATCCATCATTGGCCTTGAATATAGCCAATCTGCAGATCGGTCCCTTGCTCGACGACTATCTGGGCAAGCTGGGCTGGATTGGCGGAAGTACCACGGCCAAGCTCGATCTGAGCGGCCAAGGCGCGCTTGATGCCATCATGAAGACCCTTGATGGCTCGGGTGACATCACCATACAGCATGGGTTGTTGCGCGGCTTCAATATAGTGCCGGGCGCAGTAAGCCAGCTTTTCGGCACCGTAGCCAGCGGCTCCCTTGAAAAAGTTACGAAATTCGATCAGCTCGGTGCCCGCTTCGATATCGACCAGGGCGATCTGGATTTCAAACGACTGTTCATGGTCACGGCGGACTCCAAGGTCGAGTCCAAGGGCGGTAAGGTAAGTCTGGCCCAGGAGAGTCTGAGCATGCCTCTGACCATGGTTTCGAACAAGATACCGAGTATCAAAGGTGTTCCCATCGATACCTTGCCCCTCGTGCTCTCGGGCTCCTACACGGACTTGAGCAACCTCA